aaccaataaaatattatataatcaactaaacttttacaaagtacTTTTGTATCATTAAATGAATTTATCACTGGTATGGCCTTTCTTCCTACTAGAACGAGAAAATAAATTGAATGGCATTAAGCCAGAACTACAACCAAGACTCCAACCTAATTTGTGATATCAATTCCATGCAATTTCCATAGCTGGTTAAACACTAAAATCCAGAGAGAGTAGGGCAAAATTAATCAAAATACACGTTTTCTGCAAACCGGTAGTTATGTAATAGACCCAAATAAGGGCTTATGTAGAGATCAGAGAATTTATGTAGGGAGCTTTACCCAATCATAGAGCATTTAGGTAAGATTTAGTAAATCGTCTacattacttattttattatcatgAGTGCCTGTAATATTGCTTGTCTTAGATATGAAATTTAATcgttttacagtaggtacccgGCAGGAAGTATTGtacatttagaaagagatagcggtttcgtagagcattgtcaccTGCACCTTTGggccggagcaccccagtaccaactccttccatttgatcggatccaatgGCAGGCTGTTGGACTTGTGGACGTCCCAAattaaccggctcgttggaaagtcTGGAgtaccgcagagacgttagctctctatgcgtgttctatcgcctttatgatggggagtgctctgaggTGCTCTCTAGTACTCCTTCTGCTTCTaagggtcgatgtacattactttctgccgcgtactgtatatttcAGATTTTACATGTCTtgtgtatatatttttatcgaTGATTGTACATTACCAGGAGTGCAGCGCTGTCCAAGATGCCGTTAGGGCTGTACAACGAGCTGAGAGCCACCATCCCCCTCCTCGCCAACCAGAGCGAAGACTGCCTCTACCTCAACATCTTCGTACCCGGTAGCGGTGAGTATTTAGGTATCTACacaaagagcctcaatagctcaacgggtaaaggagtggactgtaaaccgaaaggtcgacggttcagaCCCAgcccgttgcgctattgtcgtacctactcctagcacaagcttgacgcttagttggagaggaatggggaatattagtcatttaacatggctaaaataAAACCAGATCTTCAAAGATGTCAACGTTATTATTGAGACTTCTTCTAATTCGCACTGCTGGATTATGATGGAATGCACTTCCAGCTTTCATTTTCCCCAGCCAGTTCGCTATATTGTGATCTTGAAAAGaatcagcatcagttttccctgcaattttaatatgggttgACTTTTAAGTCAAGAGTCATCACctgccagcaagtctgattgcagccaagcgctagtctataaatttaaataaaagagtGAATGGGCACCTTGAAGGCAGGCACACTCCAACTTGGGTTGCATCGTCAAAAAGGAAATGATGCAGCCCAAGGTGATTAAACTCGCTTACTCctaattttttattgaatgaTTTCAGtcagtaaatttaaatttaattgaattgaattgaaacttAGAGGAGCAAAATGCGAGTTTCCTTATTCCACCaaaacttctaaatgcctgaactaTTTTTGGATGTATGCGGTGTTGTTTATCAACCCCAGTAACAcggtttataatttttttgtgaataattcaatatggcggctgcATGGCACCgttttcaaatgtgatttttttactcTTTAGTTCATTTTTTTGGTAGAACAACCCACCACCACCCATGGCCCcgccaacctcgcggttatatgggccggaACGTCACAGATACGGGAGATTCCCGTTGCCGTTCGCGGTATCTCCTGTGTGTTACTCCTGTCATTGCGTATCTGTTTAATCCTCGCTCTCGCTCCCCTCCTCTGCGCTCGTCGCATCTTCTTCCTCCTCTTTGTTAgaacaaccctccacctcccatcgTACCTCTTTGGTAGAGCagtcatgtttttatttttttaataattacgacTAGTTCAATCAGTACTCTAATCAGTGAGTATGGTGTGGTGCAGGTGCGCGCGGCGTGGAAGCGCCGTACGCCGTGGCGGTGTGGGCGGCCGCTGCCCACGAGTGGGGTTCTGGGAACGCGCTGGACGGAGCAGTTCTGGCGGCGCGTGCGCACCTGCTCGTCGTCACGCTCAACTATAGGATAGGATTATTAGGTTTGTATCACTTTTAGTTTTCCTATATCAAATTATCATACTGTACTGTACTTCATAGCTTGACTGGATATCTTATATCCTCGttcatttttattatcatcTCATTTATGTTATTATCTTTTCTTTTgttaacctattttgaattatttgaaTCACCTATGAAATATTTGCCGGTTTAGTTTACCACACTTTGAACTGAATAAATCTCTTTTCTTCTCTTTGATCTTCTTTATTTACCTAAGTCCTAAAGTACAGTCTGCGACAGGTgaaaatggcaatcgaggtatgaggcggggggacgccccgcatacctgcatgtcacccacgctatcccacaccgggttaacgcggggctgtgagggtgtgcggggcgttcacccccgattgtcatctcaacctgtcacgtaatagttgttttatttttatcagcTGGTTCATCTAAGGCGAGTCTAGTTTCCTGGTAGTTACCAGAATTACATAGATTTTTCCTTTGGTCCCGTCTCGATGGTCATTGGATCTTTTTTTTCGTTAGTATACATCAGCTGTActaatgaaaattaaaagaagATAAGAGATTAGAGAGTTGGTGGGAAATGGGTAGATGAGAAAGGCAGAGGGACTTATTATTACACGATGGTGCACCTTTCTGAAGGCTTGATGTGGTTGCGTTCAGGCTGGTGGATGGTTGGTCCCGTCTTCATAATAACCTTCCACCAGTTACCAGTGCTAGTAACTTGCTTCTTCTTTTTAGTTCTTTCTGCGCTACAATCTGCACAGGATCTTCGTATATCCTCGTGGTTGTTCCCAGGTTATTTGACGACAGGAGCATCAGACGAGGTGTCCATGtctggcggcgcggcggcgctggACGTGTCCGCCGCGCTGTGGTGGGTGCGGCGGAATATAGCGGCGTTCGGCGGAGATCCACGCAGGCTGACCCTGGTGGGGCATGCTGCTGGCGCGGCTCTGGCCAATGTTATGTTGATGCTGCCTTTGAGCAAAGGTACAAATCGCTTCACGTAAAAAAACCTTGGACGGGTGGTGGAGAtgtggtatcatcatcatgatcagcctaTTACGGAACCCGGTCCACTACGAATACCAGTCCACTACGGAACCCGGGTCTTCTCTCAAATTggtttagaccatagtctgccacgttgACCCAGTGCGGATAGGCAGTTTTAGATGTAGTTCATGATTGCTGTTGTTTCATCTCACTTTGGACCACCAAATAGATCTATAATATCTCCCTCTACGCAGGTTCAATATGGGagcgatttttatttaattgaattatgttcacgttttataataaaagttaaaacatggGCTAATGTATAATTAAAGTAATTGTACTACTAGATGACAAAGTAATTGTACTACTAGATGACAAAGTAATTGTACTACTAGATGACAAAGTAATTGTACTACTAGATGACAAAGTAATTGTACTACTAGATGACAAAGTAATTGTACTACTAGATGACAAAGTAATTTTACTACTAGATGACAAAGTAATTGTACTACTAGATGACAAATAATTGTACTACTAGATGACAAAGTAATTGTACTACTAGATGACAAAGTAATTGTACTACTAGATGACAAAGTCAGGTCTTCTATTGATTTTTGCATTGTTCCCTCTTTACTGAAGAGAGTAGCTCCTTTCTAATAGTAATATTCTTTAATGGTTCTTCCAAAATAACTGTTTTGCGCGTGTAAGAAGCTCAGTAGATGGGAAAGCTATGTGCTTCCTAAACGTGGTCCGTTCAATGGTTCGGGCCTTAAGTTTAGGTAAGATACTTTGTCTGTGAAGCTGAaggggcaatgggcagggcacatagttcgtacaaccgataggcgttggggtcccaaggtgctggaatggcgacctcgcaccggaagacgcagtgttggaagaccccccactaggtggacggacgacatcagacgagtcgcagggagccgctggatggcggcggcgcaagaccgtggcgtgcggaagtccgtacaagagacctatgtctagcggtggacgtctatcggttgatgatgatgatgattgtctgTGCAGGTTTAATATCGCGAGTGCTGCTGCTCAGTGGCTCGGCACTGGGGCCCGCGGCGCTGGCGCCGGACGCGGCGCTGGCCCGGGAGCACACGGCACAGGCGCTGCGGTGTGCCCGGGATACTCCCACTGAGGACCACTGGTAAACTATATTACGTACTAGATCATGCCCACggcttcgtccccgtggatttagtttttaaaaatcccgtgagaactttttgattttcccggataaaagtagcctatgtccttccccgggatacaaactatctctgtaccaaatttcattaaaatcggttaaatggatggaccgtgagaggctagcagacagacagacagacagacggacacactttcgcatttaaaatattagtatggattaatacaGTAACTTTGTCTGGtaggaggtttcggccgtggctagttgcaaccctaccgacaaagccgtgctgctaagcaatttagcattccggtacgatgccgtgtagaaactaaaggggtatgggtttaataaaaactgccgtaccccttccaggttagcccgcttccatcttagaatgcatcatcacttaccaccaagtgagattgcagtcaagggcttacttgtatctgaataaaaaaagacgTTTTTGGTTTAATGCCATCTAAAGATCAaaaattaacatcgaaataaccaGAATTTGGTGAATAAATAACTGACGAGGCTCGTTCAGTTACCTGCTAGCTGGGAACAGCATTGATAGTAACCATGCAACCTCTCTCAGGTTAGCAGCCTGCATCCGCTCCCGCCCCCTGGCAGCACTGCTGGCGGTGGAGCCCCCTCGGGCGCGCTTCCTGGCGGGCTGGGCGCCCTCCGTCCCTCACGGCCGGGACTCCCAGGGCCAGCCGCCCACCAGGGCTCTGCACGCCAGCGAAATCTTCCTGGAGGTCGCGCTCGCTGTGGTAGTCACTACTACAGAGAGCTACCAGTTTTTTAGTGAAGAAGATGTTAGACATGGATTTGAGGAAGAGCATAGGTcagtaaattataaaatgtacTTTCTCCTTCTAATTCCTAGTTTTTTTAGGTTtagcattataatatattctctaACTTTTTCGTTTTATCTAGCCTTGTTAGAAATACTAAAGAAACTAGACTGTGTTTTGAGGTTTTTGTAGATGCTCTGAAGAGTGTATAGAGTTTATAAGAGACTCCAAAGGTAACCCAGTTGTGTCAAGGTTACCTTAAGTACGTGATGCCGCGTAGACACCAAACAGCTGAGTGCGGGTTTAATGagactgccatacccctcccaGATTAGTctgtttccatcttagactgcatcgttacttaccaccaggtgagatcgcaatcaagggctgACTGGTATCAGGGTAAAAAGATTTGTTTTGTCTACCAGAAGTCGTATTCTGCGAACATACGTCCGCAACGTGTACCGTTACCATCGCAACGAGATCTTCGCGGCGGTGCGCAACGAGTACACGGACTGGGAGAAGCCCATACAGCACCCCATCAACATCCGCGACGCCACGCTGGAGGCTCTGAGCGATGCGGCCGGCGCGGCGCCTGCGCTGCGACTGGCGCAGATTcacgcgcggcgcggcgcgaggACCTACTTTGCGCACTTTGCTCATCAGACTAAAGAAGCAGACTACCCGCAGGTACTTTGTTACCTTAAAATATCCCATTCCCTTCACTTACACTAGATTAcacctactacctacttgtacctacttaatattactaaattattaacaaagaagaaactaattgacattataacaaacttaattaattagtgcgatcaataaataaaaataatttcgattcaaaatgaatgccctatataattacatgataaaatctattataaaataatgtaacacgtagtttgcatgtaattgtataataattatatatttagcatgtatgtattgttaatgtacctaactttgcaatgccctaacggggcttcatgtaaccatgaaagcaaatgaataaataaatcataaatcatacaacatggggttattcaagaggcggaccaacaaattcctaaaaggccggcacgcatcggcagttcctccggtgctgcaaatgttcatgggcggcggtaatcacttaacatcaggtgcctgcctgctcgtttgttcgctatctctatttttaatgaaagtttTGATGGTGAAAACCTAAAGGTTTTACGTTACACTTAGAAATGTCTGGTTGTCTTGTAAGTTTACTAGCATTTTTCCGTACTTCCGACTCTTACTACAGAGTTAGGATTataaacccatttaattttcaAAGGGAGGGAACTCCTCAACTGTTAACAGCAAAGACACGAAATGTACGTGTTTAATTATAAAAGTCCTTTCGAGTTTCACCACGACATGACGACATGGCTACCACCCTTAGCATTGGCTCCTAACGAGGGAACTCCTCAAAGTCGAAGTGAAGATTTTGATTTCAACTATAATTTTGATTTAACAACAAAAATTACTAACCTGTCTATCCTATTGCTTTAAAATTCCTAAAAAATGCCAATCTCCAAAGCTTATTTTCCCGTTACCAGCGATTGGGCAGCGTCACCAGCGAGACTCTGTCGTACTTCCTCGGGCTCCCCCTGGTGGGCGGGGCGCCGCTCTCGCCACGCAACTACTCGCGCAACGACGTCGCGGTGGCGGAGGCGACTGTCGCGCTGCTGGCCGCGTTCGCGAAGACCGGCGACCCCTCGCCTAAGGGGGACGAGAGACATGAAGGGGTCACATGGCCGCAGTATGACCTCAATACGCAGCAGTATTTGAGTATAGGTAAGCTCTATTAgtacattttgaaaatattgaaaatacacTTTCTCAATCGTACGtaactcatcatcatgatcaacctatcaccagcTCATTATTAACCACTGGTCTCCTCGCAGCGTGACAAGAATTTAGACCATagtttgtctgtatgtctgctagcctttcacggcccatcggttcaaccgattttgacgaaatttggtagagagatagcttgcatcccggggaaggacatagggttttatccctgaaaatcaaagaggtccccatgggatttttaaaaagtcacgggcatcatgtTGTAACTTATAATTTTGATAATTTGGAAGCGTATTCCAACCTAGACATCATCATTGTTTTCTGTTAGGGATAGTTGTCGTCACTAGATGGTAGTCATTGAACTCGCGGATGTATTGTCAGGGTCCAAGCTCCGGCTGAAGAGCCACTACCGCGGCCACAAGCTGTCCCTCTGGCTGCAGCTGGTGCCGCAGCTGCACCGGCCCGGCGCCTCGCCACAGCACCACCGCCTCCGCGCGCCCAGACCGGACATGTTTGCAGGTTAGTCCATAATAATGACATACTCATTCTTTTCTATAGTAAGTGATAATCATTCAATCAAAAACGAAGGtaagtgatagtactgatgatcagtggcAAGATACCACAagaaaaaacacgaaaaaaaatgaaaaaacctatattttgtaaaatttcacgataatttgcaaataaaaccaaataaataaattgttttttttatttggccACTCGAAGtaaatgccgcgtcgtaggttgggcattgactcgagttttgcacgctatacattgcgggtttaaaaaatactaaatcactaaaactacaaaatgaggcaaatggttattggtattggattgtgtttaggtagtataccaataacgctaagtttttgctagcgcactggttacaccctgtaaatcgttataaagttatgaaaccaattttaaaattttggtcTTAATGTTCTTCAAATGATTATATAACTTGAATGTGTATCAGAGAGCTATATCTTAAAGGTAGGCACTTAAATTATTACCTGTTTATGGCGCTAACGGTAATTTTGCATTGCAAATCACTTCACATATACTTTTCtcgataaaaaaaagaaaatcattAAAACGGAGCTCAATTTCATTTGCTGGAAACTTCAGAATTAAAATAAGTGAAGCAGTTTGGTAAATAGTGAAGATAAATTGCGCATTATTCGTATTCCTCACTTCTTTCCACGACCACTATGAAGttataaaaccagccaagtgcgaatcgggcctcgctcttttagggtgccgtacataattatgttttggtcacagcttTAGTAATTCATAAgaacaatttttaattaaatacagtTCTTATAAATGGTATATAGTTATACTGGGATTTCATATTCCTAATAagtttagtttttgagatagaccCCGTCACAAAAATAATCTACAAGTGACCCacatttctttagttttttaaccaaagaaaaataacaaaatgtatTCGTACTCTAACTCAATGAGTTCTAGACAATGATAGAAGTAACAATTTCTTTCTGGCTCCTTTTTCATATATGGGAGACATGAAAAAGGagccagatttttttttttctgaaaaataattcaattgaatttcattgaaaaactattttaattgaaataataattgaaatttttcctgaaaaataatttaattgacttCTTAATTCAATGTTCGGTTGTAGGTCAATGctctacaccaaataccaaaatttcaggtttgtaacatTTCATCTACGAGCTACAGAACCCTAacacacggacagacagacagacagcagagttcCATTTTATCCTTTGAGTACGGAACTCTGAAACTTTCCAAGTTTACCATCACGTCGGCGGCGAGCTGCGATGAGTAATTACTCAGATAGCCTGACTCATGGTGGAAACCCATAAAATACGTTGAGTAATTTAATACTAGCCACGCTAATATTTGGAGGAAAATGAAGGTTGACAAGCGACAAGCGATAGCGATTCCAGACAGATGATCTAGAGACGTAAATAGAACTCGGATTTTACTGACGTTTGATTTTTCATTGCAATATGCCCTACTCGTTTCAAACAGCTGAGCTGACGAGGAAATGATAGCCAGAACTTTTATACAGcagggaaaatcctcatggacaccctTGAGTAGAAGCGGACTTTTACCGGCTAAAAACCATCACTGTCTTCGTGTTGACTGTGTGCTCGCCTTTCGGCCTACAACAGAGCAACATTCTTGTCCTTTCACATCTTTTTTTTTCGCTGAAGCTGATTACAGCTATCATTCGCAGTACTAGTTATAGATGTCAGAGGAAAAGATTTCTCTCTAACGACTGTGCGCCTTAATTTTTATTGGTTGTTTAATTTGTCATAACGAGTTTCGTTGGTAAGGCCCGCTGTCGCTTGTAACTTGAGCAGTGGTTTTTTTCAGCTTAATGGATGTATCTAGCTATCTAGTTAGCGGATGTATCTTACAAAAGATCTGTTTAAAGTTCAGATTAGGACTAGcacaaaaatacttaatatttaaataattttaatacagcTCAGCATCTGAATATGATTCTCGACCAGATACTAAACTGTATTGAAATAATTATAGTCTATTTTTGTGGTAGTCATAATCTGAACTTTAAACATCTGTCCTGTATAATCGACAATAATTGTGTAGCTAGTGCAAATCGtaatttggcgattgaaaaactGACCTCAACTTGATTGATTGTTCACTTTATTATAACAATTTTGTTGGTAGGACCCGCTGTCGCTTGTGACTTGTTCGGTGGTTTTTTCAGCTTAATGGATGTATCCAGTTAGCGGTGGCTGTCTATCCGCGGCCATTACGGGACTTCCTCTCACTTTGCAAGAACGCCCTCATTACCGCGCCCCAGCTTTTCCCTCCAAAATAATAACGTAGTAAAACTTTCGCCGCGCGAATTTAATGGAAGCCCGCTCTATAACAAAGCAGCTTTAGATAAGTAATTAACGTAACACTTATAGTTATATAGTAGTTGTGGAGTTATTGTAACCACATAAACAATTAGTAACATTATATAGTTGTTGTGGAGTTATGGTAGCCAcataaacaaacacacaaatttcaaacccctatttcagaattttcaaaaatgctttcttagcggatgcctacgtcgtagtaGCTATcagtatgccaaatttcagcccgatccgtccagtagtttgagctgtgcgttgatagatcagtcaatcagttagtcaAGAGTACCCGATAAGTttgtgtaataattatcaccactatatcttacaaatttaacaactgacaatcaaaaagagtaatt
The DNA window shown above is from Maniola hyperantus chromosome 1, iAphHyp1.2, whole genome shotgun sequence and carries:
- the LOC117982342 gene encoding neuroligin-1-like isoform X1 yields the protein MECARTAWCATLALAVLAAAGPRYSSRIVHTHAGAIRGIIVEPASRRLEPVEVFRGVPYGAQPPRLGAPPPAQPWPGTRLADTFAPVCPQRYPDISNKSAALSKMPLGLYNELRATIPLLANQSEDCLYLNIFVPGSGARGVEAPYAVAVWAAAAHEWGSGNALDGAVLAARAHLLVVTLNYRIGLLGYLTTGASDEVSMSGGAAALDVSAALWWVRRNIAAFGGDPRRLTLVGHAAGAALANVMLMLPLSKGLISRVLLLSGSALGPAALAPDAALAREHTAQALRCARDTPTEDHWLAACIRSRPLAALLAVEPPRARFLAGWAPSVPHGRDSQGQPPTRALHASEIFLEVALAVVVTTTESYQFFSEEDVRHGFEEEHRSRILRTYVRNVYRYHRNEIFAAVRNEYTDWEKPIQHPINIRDATLEALSDAAGAAPALRLAQIHARRGARTYFAHFAHQTKEADYPQRLGSVTSETLSYFLGLPLVGGAPLSPRNYSRNDVAVAEATVALLAAFAKTGDPSPKGDERHEGVTWPQYDLNTQQYLSIGSKLRLKSHYRGHKLSLWLQLVPQLHRPGASPQHHRLRAPRPDMFAGEIFPELYTTPSLEEDESTEDQEPEVEECEPSPSARPALSALPAPQPSPKEDSLTTMDSQYYSYTVALGVTVGAGCFLLALNLLVFAGIYLQRGKRRTHRRPRREGSASSRARAASLSSDVARAAVTSPRKSTLKQRGRTKRETQHGATKKAGADTRDLSVDDF
- the LOC117982342 gene encoding neuroligin-1-like isoform X2 codes for the protein MECARTAWCATLALAVLAAAGPRYSSRIVHTHAGAIRGIIVEPASRRLEPVEVFRGVPYGAQPPRLGAPPPAQPWPGTRLADTFAPVCPQRYPDISNKSAALSKMPLGLYNELRATIPLLANQSEDCLYLNIFVPGSGARGVEAPYAVAVWAAAAHEWGSGNALDGAVLAARAHLLVVTLNYRIGLLGYLTTGASDEVSMSGGAAALDVSAALWWVRRNIAAFGGDPRRLTLVGHAAGAALANVMLMLPLSKGLISRVLLLSGSALGPAALAPDAALAREHTAQALRCARDTPTEDHWLAACIRSRPLAALLAVEPPRARFLAGWAPSVPHGRDSQGQPPTRALHASEIFLEVALAVVVTTTESYQFFSEEDVRHGFEEEHRSRILRTYVRNVYRYHRNEIFAAVRNEYTDWEKPIQHPINIRDATLEALSDAAGAAPALRLAQIHARRGARTYFAHFAHQTKEADYPQRLGSVTSETLSYFLGLPLVGGAPLSPRNYSRNDVAVAEATVALLAAFAKTGDPSPKGDERHEGVTWPQYDLNTQQYLSIGSKLRLKSHYRGHKLSLWLQLVPQLHRPGASPQHHRLRAPRPDMFAGEIFPELYTTPSLEEDESTEDQEPEVEECEPSPSARPALSALPAPQPSPKEDSLTTMDSQYYSYTVALGVTVGAGCFLLALNLLVFAGIYLQRGKRRTHRRPRREGSASSRARAASLSSDVARAAVTSPRKSTLKRSSEAELKERPSTAPPKKRVQIQEISV